The following proteins are encoded in a genomic region of Arachis stenosperma cultivar V10309 chromosome 4, arast.V10309.gnm1.PFL2, whole genome shotgun sequence:
- the LOC130976405 gene encoding uncharacterized protein LOC130976405, with protein MTRSSDQSFFPSLDDMGARGVVGDKWSMRILWACALGSAAGLYMVAVERQKKNREKILAESLNMELGESNGKDV; from the exons ATGACAAGAAG TTCAGACCAAAGCTTCTTCCCTTCTCTTGATGACATGGGAGCTAGAGGAGTTGTCGGGGACAAGTGGTCCATGAGAATTCTTTGGGCTTGTGCTCTTGGAAGTGCTGCTG GCCTATATATGGTTGCTGTAGAGAGACAGAAGAAGAATAGGGAGAAGATCTTAGCCGAATCTCTGAACATGGAATTAGGGGAAAGCAATGGCAAAGATGTCTGA